GACGTCGAGGCCGCCGAATTTTTCGATGGCACCGCCGACGAAGCGATCGGCAAAGCCTGCTTCCGTCACGCTGCCATTGACGGCGATCGCCTCGCCGCCCATGGCCGTGATCTCGGCGACGACCGCATTGCCCGGCTCGGCATCGAGGTCGTTGACCACAACACGCGCGCCCTCGCTCGCGAGCTTCAGCGCAATCGCTCGCCCGATGCCGCGGCCCGATCCGGAGACGAGCGCAACTTTACCTTGCAGCTTCGACATGATTTCTCCCTCAAACGAGATGATTTCTTCCTCACCTCTCCCGCTTGCGGGGGAGGTCGGAGCGCATCGTCAGATGCGTTCCGGGTGGGGGCTCTCTCTGCGATGCAACTCGTGGAGAGAGCCCCCACCCCAGCCCTTCCCCGCAAGCGGGAGAGGGAGCACAAGTCCGTGCTCGGCGAGACCTTCTCCCTACACCGCGATAATGGCTTCGCCGGCGAGCTTGATCTCGCCGTTCTGATCCTTGGTCGTGAGCGCGATCTTGGCCCGCTTCTCGCCGCCTTGCTCGATCAGCTCCGTCACCGTGCCCTCGCAGGTCAGCTGAGCGCCGAGCTGGGTAATCGCGGCAAAGCGCGTCGAGAACGAGCGGATGCGCGACGGCGCGACCGTGTCCGTCAGAGCCTGGCCGAGATAGCCCATGACCAGCATGCCGTGCGCGAACACGTCGGGAAACCCGGCCGCCTTCGCGAAGTCGATGTCGACATGGATCGGATTGTGATCGCCGGAAGCACCGCAATACAGTGC
This Bradyrhizobium sp. CCBAU 53421 DNA region includes the following protein-coding sequences:
- a CDS encoding MaoC family dehydratase; translated protein: MSSTPSIGDRIVHKAFPPITRHRLALYCGASGDHNPIHVDIDFAKAAGFPDVFAHGMLVMGYLGQALTDTVAPSRIRSFSTRFAAITQLGAQLTCEGTVTELIEQGGEKRAKIALTTKDQNGEIKLAGEAIIAV